Genomic DNA from Roseburia intestinalis L1-82:
TGACGTCGGCGTACAATCGTTGTACATCGGCGTCATTTTTGTAGTGTTTCTCAGACCAAAGAAAAACAAAACAATGCAAAAATGGGGGATCTATGAATAAAACAATCAGAATCGTACTTTATGTACTTTCCATACTGACTGTGGCGGGCGTGATCGCAGCGGCAATTTTAACCGGCGGCCAGGCAAAACCGGCGTCTGCGCCGGGGGCGACGGCAGAAGAGGAGCAGGCGGAGATGTCTGACGCAGAAGCCACTCTGGATGGGGAAGCCACAGCGGATGGAAGTGGAATATCGACGGATGGTGCAGAAACGGCAGGTGAAGACGGAAGCATATCAGAGAATGCAGCCACAGCAGGTGAAAATGGAAGCATATCAGATGATGCAGCCACAGCAGCTGGAACTGGGAGTGCATCAGATGAAACAGCAAACAAGGATAATCAAAAAGACTCCGGCGATACAACCATCATCCTGACCGGTGATGTTCTTTTTGCAAATGCTTTCAAGGCAGCCTACGATGCCGGCGGGATCGAGCGTGTCGTCTCACCGGAACTGTTAGAACAGTTAAAGGCAGCCGATATCCTGATGGTAAACAATGAGTTTCCATTCAGTGACCGCGGGGAACCGATGGCAGATAAGCAGTTCACATTCCGGTGCAGTCCTTCCTATGTAAAGGCATTAAATGAAATGGGTGTGGATATTGTATCACTTGCAAACAACCACACGTTAGACTATGGAAGAGCGGCGCTGTCAGACACTTTCAGTGCATTAGACGGAGCAGGAATCCTGTACGGTGGTGCCGGAGATTCGGTGCAGCGTGCAAAAGAAGTGCAGATTATGGAAGTAAATGGGAAAAAATATGGATTTATCGCTGTATCGCGCGTGGTACCGTCTGCTGATTGGAAGATCGAGAGTGCTGCGCCGGGAATGTTTACCTGTTATGATGCCACAGCACTGATCGAAGTGATCAAAGAAGCAAAACAGACCTGTGATTTTGTGACGGTATTTCCACACTGGGGGACAGAGTACAGCGAACAGCCGAATGCCGTGCAGCGTGAACTGGCAAAACAGTGCATGGATGCAGGTGCAGATCTGGTTGTCGGAGCGCACACCCACTGTCTGGAAGGAATCGAATATATTGACGGAAAACCTGTTTTTTACAGTCTGGGTAATTTTATTTTCGGACAGAATATTGACAGATCCGCAGCCGTGAAAGTTACTGTGACAGAAGATGGAACAGTTTCTTATGCGCTGATTCCGGTCTATGCATCGGACGGGCAGACAAAACAGATGGATGCGAATGCCGCACCGGGGTTGTTTTCTTATATGGAGAGTATCTCGGACAATGCATCAGTAGATGAAGCGGGAAATATCAGTGAAAAGTAGTATAGGAGGAATAGTATGAAAAACAAAATTTTGGGATTGCCAAAGGCAGCTGTGATTGTCATTGGCATTGTGATTACGGCACTGTTTCTGGTGCTGATGAATCTGGTTGGAGGAGTAGTGGCACATCTGACATCCATTGCAGACAGTTACACGTTACAGCTGATCGCCGAGATCGGTGTAGCAATCTATGCAATCGGTATGCTGTTTCTTATGGGATATCAGCAGTCGCTTAAGAAAACCGGTGTGGGATTTTTAAGAGGATTTTATATCGGTGGTTTTATGGTTGGCTACTGCGTGTATGTGGCAGTTGCACAGTTATTTTTGCAGAGTGTTTCCGGTTCGGACGGAGTGCGCTCTGCCGGTGGGATCATGATTTACATACTGACCATGTTTTTGGTCGGCATGAACGAGGAAGTGATCATGCGTGGAATCGTGTTAAACCTTTTTGCGGACCGTTTTTCAAATACAAGACGGGGAGTGCTTGCAGCCATTATTTTATCCAGCGTGATCTTTGGTGCGGCACATATCCCGAATGTACTTTCCGGTGTGCCATTATCCAGCGCATTGATCCAGGCACTGCAGGCAACATTGCTCGGTGTGCTGTTTGCAGCAATCTATCTGCGCAGCGGAAATTTATGGATTTGTATCATTATTCATGCACTTGTTGATTTTGGCGGATTAATGGCGAGTGGCATCTTTGGAAATGGTGATATGACGGACATGATCGGCAGCCTTTCTGTGTTAAATCTTGTAGTGACAGTTCCGCTGTTTTTGGTTCCATGTATCGTATTACTGCGGAGAAGCAAGTTAGACGAGATTGTGGAAATGAGAGAAGGTGAGATTATCATCCCGTCAGAGCGTGAGGGAGAAAATATTGCGACGGTATCATTAGTTCTTGGAATCCTTGGCATTGTGACAGGGTTTGTGGGATATGGAGCAGGATTTGGTCTGGTCGGTCTGCTTGGTGCAATCTGTTCGAAAAAAATAAAACCACAGCAGAACGGTACGGCAACCGCTGCATTGGTCACTTCAATCATCGGACTGGTGATCGCTGCACTGATGATTACTGCAATCATGTTTCTCATGCCGGTTTTAGGTGATACCAGTACACTTGAATCCATTATGAATCAGTGATTCTGTCTGGGTGAGGAATGCTGCCTGCGGTACTGATGCGGGGAAACACCATATTTTTCTTTAAATGACCGGATCAGGTGACTGCAGTCGGCGTATCCCGTCTCCTGACTGATATAATTTAAGTCAAAATTTGTAAAAAGAAGCATATCTTCTACTTTGCACAGCCGGATAAATTCAATATATTTTTTACAGGACTGCCCGTAGATTTCACGGAAATTTTTGGCAAAATGTGAATAACTCATATGACAGAGTGCAGCAATATCTTCTACACGGATGTTTTCGCAGGCGTGACGGTCAATGTATTCTGTGATGGTATAGATCGTATTTTCTTTTGTGAGTGAAGAAAAATAACAGTCAGTATCGAACCCGTCATCGCGCCAGATGCGAAGCAGCCAGGTCAGAAGTTCTCTGACTTTCGACTGCAGGATCATCTGATACCCATACTGCATATTTTGCATTTCGCGGACACAGTCGTCAAATAAAGACTGTACCGGAAGAGAGTGGAGTATCTCCTCCGGGAAATAAATATCAGCCTGCTCGTTATTTATGGCATTGTTAAACAGTGCACTGTAATTCCAGCTTCCACCGGTAAGTGAAGCGGAAGAATCCAGCTGGCTTAGGTCAAATTTTAAAACATAATACTGCAGAGGGGCATCGGACACTGCATGGACAGAATGAACGACGGAGGGGAGAAAGACGATCATGTCACCTTCCGTCACAATATAACTTTGTTCATTCTGATACATCAGGGCGGTGCCCCTTGTTACATACAGGATTTCCATAAAATAATGCCAGTGTGGCTGCACGGGCAGCCATTCTTTCTTCATATCTAAAAAGAAACATTCGTAAGGTTTGTTCAGTTTGTCGGTATATTCAAATAAAGATTTCATATGCGGCTCCATAAAAATAGATTTATGCAATTTTTAACTTGAAAAATTATAGCAGATATATATGACGAATGCTATATTAATGGCAGAATCAGTAAAATAAA
This window encodes:
- a CDS encoding CapA family protein; the protein is MNKTIRIVLYVLSILTVAGVIAAAILTGGQAKPASAPGATAEEEQAEMSDAEATLDGEATADGSGISTDGAETAGEDGSISENAATAGENGSISDDAATAAGTGSASDETANKDNQKDSGDTTIILTGDVLFANAFKAAYDAGGIERVVSPELLEQLKAADILMVNNEFPFSDRGEPMADKQFTFRCSPSYVKALNEMGVDIVSLANNHTLDYGRAALSDTFSALDGAGILYGGAGDSVQRAKEVQIMEVNGKKYGFIAVSRVVPSADWKIESAAPGMFTCYDATALIEVIKEAKQTCDFVTVFPHWGTEYSEQPNAVQRELAKQCMDAGADLVVGAHTHCLEGIEYIDGKPVFYSLGNFIFGQNIDRSAAVKVTVTEDGTVSYALIPVYASDGQTKQMDANAAPGLFSYMESISDNASVDEAGNISEK
- a CDS encoding CPBP family intramembrane glutamic endopeptidase — its product is MKNKILGLPKAAVIVIGIVITALFLVLMNLVGGVVAHLTSIADSYTLQLIAEIGVAIYAIGMLFLMGYQQSLKKTGVGFLRGFYIGGFMVGYCVYVAVAQLFLQSVSGSDGVRSAGGIMIYILTMFLVGMNEEVIMRGIVLNLFADRFSNTRRGVLAAIILSSVIFGAAHIPNVLSGVPLSSALIQALQATLLGVLFAAIYLRSGNLWICIIIHALVDFGGLMASGIFGNGDMTDMIGSLSVLNLVVTVPLFLVPCIVLLRRSKLDEIVEMREGEIIIPSEREGENIATVSLVLGILGIVTGFVGYGAGFGLVGLLGAICSKKIKPQQNGTATAALVTSIIGLVIAALMITAIMFLMPVLGDTSTLESIMNQ
- a CDS encoding AraC family transcriptional regulator is translated as MKSLFEYTDKLNKPYECFFLDMKKEWLPVQPHWHYFMEILYVTRGTALMYQNEQSYIVTEGDMIVFLPSVVHSVHAVSDAPLQYYVLKFDLSQLDSSASLTGGSWNYSALFNNAINNEQADIYFPEEILHSLPVQSLFDDCVREMQNMQYGYQMILQSKVRELLTWLLRIWRDDGFDTDCYFSSLTKENTIYTITEYIDRHACENIRVEDIAALCHMSYSHFAKNFREIYGQSCKKYIEFIRLCKVEDMLLFTNFDLNYISQETGYADCSHLIRSFKEKYGVSPHQYRRQHSSPRQNH